One window of Halopseudomonas maritima genomic DNA carries:
- a CDS encoding DUF1254 domain-containing protein — MPLSTKAKAGLLLGIGALAAAAWSANTVMHQAKATAQAYLYGYPLVLMEVTKQQQNATGTSAVNHLQHNTRFPDADYRAVVTPNLDTFYSMSHLDLKAEPVIMYIPPNSGHFYMMQIMDAWTNVVDSPGTRTIGDASKTYLIAGPNWQGEPPAGVELLKVPTNLIWVFGRFRATDPDDLAPLTALRNQFKLMPLSEWQTGKAAPTPAMFALPRLEKTAPDLQLRDWSRDEFFATFCQLLQDNPGPEADAPMLERIRATGLVTDSCQPQQSWLQGIGSDMGYRKVMDVIDHINDLVADLPTYNGWRIAYDLGRYGTDYQRRAAIAKLGLGANLPEDAIYPSVRADTNKQLLSGSHRYRLHFAADALPPVRAFWSLTLYNDQQFLVANALNRYALGSRDDLHYNADGSLDLYIQHEAPANAEQQSNWLPAPKDGFNLFLRLYWPEQAALDQSWLPPTIELLD, encoded by the coding sequence ATGCCCCTCTCCACCAAAGCCAAGGCCGGGTTACTGCTCGGCATAGGCGCGCTTGCCGCAGCCGCCTGGAGCGCCAACACCGTCATGCACCAAGCCAAGGCAACCGCACAGGCCTATCTGTATGGCTATCCGCTGGTGCTCATGGAAGTGACGAAGCAACAGCAGAATGCGACCGGCACCAGCGCAGTGAACCATCTGCAACACAATACCCGCTTCCCTGACGCCGATTATCGCGCGGTGGTGACCCCCAACCTCGACACCTTTTACAGCATGAGCCACCTCGACCTGAAAGCCGAGCCGGTGATCATGTACATCCCGCCAAACAGCGGACATTTCTACATGATGCAGATCATGGATGCCTGGACCAACGTCGTTGACAGCCCCGGCACCCGCACCATCGGCGACGCCAGCAAGACCTACCTGATCGCCGGGCCGAACTGGCAGGGCGAGCCGCCTGCCGGAGTCGAGTTGCTGAAAGTACCAACCAATCTGATCTGGGTATTCGGCCGCTTCCGCGCTACCGATCCGGACGACCTGGCACCTTTGACCGCGCTGCGCAACCAGTTCAAGTTGATGCCGCTCAGTGAATGGCAAACAGGCAAGGCGGCACCGACACCCGCCATGTTTGCCCTGCCGAGGCTGGAAAAAACCGCACCGGACCTGCAGCTACGCGACTGGTCGCGCGACGAGTTTTTCGCCACCTTCTGTCAGCTGCTGCAGGACAACCCGGGGCCGGAGGCCGATGCACCGATGCTTGAGCGCATCCGTGCCACCGGACTAGTGACCGACAGTTGCCAACCGCAGCAATCCTGGCTGCAGGGCATCGGCAGCGACATGGGTTACCGCAAGGTGATGGACGTGATCGACCACATCAATGATCTGGTAGCCGATCTGCCAACCTACAACGGCTGGCGCATTGCCTATGACCTCGGCCGCTACGGCACGGACTACCAGCGTCGGGCGGCCATCGCCAAGCTTGGCCTCGGCGCCAACCTGCCGGAAGACGCCATCTACCCCAGCGTGCGCGCCGATACCAACAAGCAGCTGCTCAGCGGCAGCCATCGCTACCGTCTGCACTTCGCCGCCGACGCGCTACCGCCGGTGCGCGCCTTCTGGTCGCTGACGCTGTACAACGATCAGCAGTTCCTCGTGGCCAACGCGCTCAACCGCTACGCCCTCGGCAGCCGCGATGACCTGCACTACAACGCTGACGGCTCGCTCGACCTGTATATCCAGCACGAGGCGCCTGCCAACGCTGAACAGCAGAGCAACTGGCTGCCGGCGCCCAAGGACGGCTTCAACCTCTTTCTGCGCCTGTACTGGCCCGAGCAAGCGGCGCTCGACCAGAGCTGGCTGCCACCGACCATCGAGCTGCTGGACTGA
- a CDS encoding acyl-CoA synthetase, which translates to MIASYQDLLAIEQAPLPNTDLSSTYALLQRSASCFADSPALSFFLTVDQHPQPHRWSYAELLADVTRTANLFRRLGVQRGDVVAVILPNLPETHFAMWGASTAGIAFAVNNQLESAQMAQLLQAAKTRWVVTVDPALDADMNQRTLQACADLPELQGVLQVTGERYLTPAASRDPAAIGKLAVLNFEQALSGENGDSLDFEPPAADDIATYFCTGGTTGLPKIALHSQRNQVAISSQLDAVIGEAVLRHGRTVLTALPLFHVNALLATGLAVFAAGGHVLLATPAGYRSPGLIPRFWEVVATHRVSSYSGVPTIYAGLLQVPIGDWDTSSLTVAICGAAPMPAELIRRFEQHSGQRILEGYGLTESTSVSSVNPAAGNTRVGSVGIRLPWQDMRAMIVDNDGQWLRDAEVDEPGVLCLNGANVFMGYLDPSHNKGAWFETPDGTRWFNTGDLGRSDADGFFWLTGRKKELIIRGGHNIDPRSIEDVLATHPAVAMCAAVGRPDTHAGELPVAYVQLRQGAPATTAELLEYATQHIAERAAVPKDLILLDALPLTAVGKTFKPALVMREIEHTVRREAEALGAELESVDVAQQDKRGVVAQYRCTSKQAELAARLASYHFASEAI; encoded by the coding sequence ATGATCGCCAGCTATCAGGACCTGCTTGCCATCGAGCAAGCGCCGCTGCCCAACACCGACCTCTCCAGCACCTATGCACTGCTGCAACGTAGCGCCAGTTGCTTTGCCGACTCCCCCGCGCTCAGCTTCTTCCTCACGGTCGATCAGCACCCACAGCCACACCGCTGGAGCTACGCCGAGCTGCTGGCCGACGTCACTCGCACGGCCAATCTGTTCCGTCGTCTCGGTGTACAGCGCGGCGACGTGGTTGCGGTGATTCTGCCCAACCTGCCGGAAACCCACTTCGCGATGTGGGGCGCATCAACCGCAGGCATCGCCTTTGCGGTCAACAACCAGCTGGAATCGGCCCAGATGGCGCAGCTGCTGCAGGCCGCCAAGACACGCTGGGTGGTCACCGTTGACCCAGCGCTGGACGCCGACATGAACCAACGCACGCTACAGGCCTGCGCCGACCTGCCGGAATTGCAGGGCGTGCTGCAGGTGACCGGCGAACGCTATCTGACGCCCGCTGCGTCCCGGGACCCGGCAGCAATCGGCAAGCTGGCGGTGCTGAACTTTGAGCAGGCGCTGAGCGGTGAAAATGGCGACAGCCTGGACTTCGAGCCACCGGCAGCAGATGACATCGCCACCTACTTCTGCACCGGCGGCACCACCGGCCTGCCCAAGATCGCGCTGCACAGCCAACGCAACCAGGTCGCGATCAGCAGCCAGCTCGACGCGGTCATCGGCGAGGCGGTACTCAGGCATGGCCGTACCGTGCTCACTGCCCTGCCGCTGTTCCATGTCAACGCCTTGCTGGCAACCGGCCTGGCAGTCTTTGCCGCCGGTGGTCACGTGCTGCTGGCCACCCCGGCCGGTTATCGCTCACCGGGTCTGATCCCGCGTTTCTGGGAAGTCGTTGCCACTCACAGGGTCAGCAGCTACTCGGGCGTACCGACCATCTACGCGGGCCTCCTGCAGGTGCCGATTGGCGACTGGGATACCAGCTCGCTGACCGTCGCCATCTGCGGCGCTGCACCGATGCCGGCCGAGCTGATCCGCCGTTTTGAGCAGCACAGCGGCCAACGCATTCTTGAAGGCTACGGCCTGACCGAAAGCACCAGTGTGTCGTCGGTCAACCCGGCAGCGGGTAACACACGGGTCGGCTCGGTCGGCATCCGTCTGCCCTGGCAGGACATGCGCGCCATGATTGTGGATAACGACGGCCAGTGGCTGCGCGACGCCGAGGTGGATGAGCCCGGCGTACTCTGCCTGAACGGAGCCAACGTGTTCATGGGTTATCTGGACCCCAGTCACAACAAGGGCGCCTGGTTCGAAACGCCAGATGGCACCCGTTGGTTTAACACCGGTGATCTGGGCCGCAGTGACGCCGACGGTTTCTTCTGGCTGACCGGCCGCAAGAAGGAGCTGATCATCCGTGGCGGGCACAACATTGACCCGCGCAGTATCGAAGACGTACTCGCCACCCACCCGGCCGTTGCCATGTGCGCCGCAGTTGGCCGCCCGGATACCCATGCGGGCGAACTGCCGGTTGCCTATGTGCAGTTGCGTCAGGGCGCGCCGGCAACCACCGCCGAACTGCTTGAATACGCGACTCAGCACATTGCCGAGCGCGCCGCAGTGCCGAAAGATCTGATCCTGCTTGACGCCCTGCCGCTGACCGCGGTGGGCAAAACCTTCAAACCGGCACTGGTGATGCGTGAAATCGAGCACACCGTGCGCCGCGAAGCCGAGGCGTTGGGCGCCGAGCTGGAATCGGTTGACGTCGCCCAGCAGGACAAGCGCGGTGTGGTTGCGCAGTACCGTTGCACCAGCAAGCAGGCCGAGCTGGCTGCGCGACTAGCCAGCTATCACTTCGCCAGCGAAGCGATCTGA
- the tusB gene encoding sulfurtransferase complex subunit TusB, which translates to MSTTILHILRHAPQDDTHFASSLRVMGPHQGLLLIEDAVYALLPRTSSANAMQLLPGSVGLYALESDVQARGLPIDDLPRRVMLIDYAQMVELCISHDKVLSW; encoded by the coding sequence ATGAGCACGACGATACTGCATATTTTGCGTCACGCGCCGCAAGACGACACGCACTTTGCCAGCAGCCTGCGCGTAATGGGGCCGCACCAGGGGCTGTTGCTGATCGAGGATGCGGTGTATGCCCTACTGCCACGTACCAGCTCAGCCAACGCTATGCAGCTGTTGCCAGGCAGTGTCGGCCTCTACGCATTGGAGAGCGATGTTCAGGCCCGCGGCCTGCCAATCGATGATCTGCCGCGCAGAGTGATGCTCATCGACTACGCGCAAATGGTCGAGCTGTGCATTAGCCATGACAAGGTGCTCAGCTGGTGA
- the tusC gene encoding sulfurtransferase complex subunit TusC: MAPELKSLLVISRQPPTAVAAREALDLALAAAAFGVPVSMLFMDAGVLQLLPGQESALIEQKPLAANLQALPMFGVEDIYVCHHSLGERGLQPGRFLLPAKAIDGAEIASLLDHHDQVVTL; this comes from the coding sequence TTGGCACCTGAACTGAAGAGCCTGCTGGTCATCAGCCGCCAGCCTCCTACCGCAGTAGCAGCGCGCGAAGCGCTGGACCTGGCCTTGGCTGCTGCTGCTTTTGGTGTACCGGTAAGCATGTTGTTCATGGATGCGGGCGTGTTGCAGTTGCTACCCGGGCAGGAGTCGGCGCTGATCGAGCAAAAACCACTGGCTGCCAACCTGCAGGCCCTGCCAATGTTCGGCGTGGAGGATATCTACGTCTGCCATCACTCATTGGGGGAGCGAGGCTTGCAACCCGGGCGTTTTCTGCTGCCCGCCAAGGCAATAGACGGCGCGGAAATCGCAAGCCTGCTGGACCATCATGATCAGGTGGTGACGCTATGA
- a CDS encoding Bax inhibitor-1/YccA family protein, with the protein MQEHNTTLQHAGVSEAEVSKLFRNTYSLLALTMAFSAIVAFVSMSLNLPYPGIIITLVGFYGLLFLTTKLRNSGWGLVSTFAFTGFLGYTLGPILNAYLSLPNGGQLVAMALGMTAVVFFGLSAYAILSRKDFSFLSGFIMAGCIVLMCAVVASFFIQMSGLQLAISAGFVLFSSAVILYQTSAIIHGGEDNYIMATITLFVSIYNLFLSLLQLLGIFSDD; encoded by the coding sequence ATGCAGGAACACAACACTACCCTTCAACACGCCGGCGTCAGTGAGGCGGAAGTCAGCAAGCTGTTCCGCAATACCTATTCACTGCTGGCTCTGACCATGGCATTCAGTGCCATCGTGGCCTTTGTGTCCATGAGCCTGAACCTGCCCTACCCCGGCATCATCATTACCCTGGTCGGCTTCTACGGCCTGCTGTTTCTGACCACCAAACTGCGTAATTCCGGCTGGGGTCTGGTCAGCACTTTCGCCTTTACCGGCTTTTTGGGTTACACCCTGGGGCCGATCCTGAACGCCTACCTGTCGCTGCCTAACGGCGGTCAGCTGGTGGCCATGGCGCTGGGCATGACGGCCGTGGTGTTTTTTGGCCTCTCGGCCTACGCCATTCTGAGCCGTAAGGACTTCAGCTTCCTGTCCGGCTTTATCATGGCGGGTTGTATCGTTCTAATGTGCGCCGTTGTGGCGAGCTTCTTCATCCAGATGAGCGGCCTGCAACTGGCAATCTCCGCAGGCTTTGTGCTGTTCTCCTCTGCGGTGATCCTGTATCAGACCAGCGCCATCATTCATGGTGGTGAAGACAACTACATCATGGCGACCATTACCCTGTTCGTCTCCATCTACAACCTGTTCCTCAGCCTGCTGCAACTGCTGGGTATCTTCAGCGACGACTGA
- the cls gene encoding cardiolipin synthase, with translation MDYFERILGIALLVLYWLFTAAVTLRVLAKRTPVSVTLSWLLVIYILPVLGAVLYLMLGELNLGRQRARRAESMVEPFLDSISEDYQPPAGSLPRGSLVQGIHQMLQQRLGQGALGYQQLELLDNPEQIFARLCQDVANAQQSIHLETYIWFPGGRVDSLSEALIAAAARGVKVSLLIDHAGSRRFFRSPWRKRLIDAGIEVVPALPVRLLRALAQRIDLRLHRKLVVIDDKIAYSGSMNIADPRYFKKEAKVGQWIDVMLRLEGPAAHGLNKVFAWDWELETGLRRLAPAPTNPPACDNWLSVLPSGPGTGEDLIGQAVLSSIYRANDSITISTPYFVPSEAIFDALCQAARRGVRVRVLVPQRNDSRMVSWASRAYFERLLESGGEIHLFAGGLLHTKAMLMDDQLALVGSVNLDIRSLQLNFELTLALFSPEGCASIRRLLDGYLGDSTPLDLERWKQRSRAARMLERGMFFLSPLL, from the coding sequence ATGGACTATTTCGAACGCATCCTGGGCATCGCCCTGCTTGTACTTTACTGGCTTTTTACTGCGGCGGTCACCCTGCGGGTGCTGGCCAAACGCACGCCAGTCAGTGTCACCCTGTCCTGGCTGCTGGTTATCTATATTCTGCCGGTGCTTGGCGCTGTCCTTTACCTGATGCTGGGCGAGTTGAACCTTGGCCGCCAGCGTGCACGGCGCGCCGAAAGCATGGTCGAGCCCTTTCTCGACAGCATCTCCGAAGACTATCAGCCCCCTGCCGGCTCGTTGCCTCGCGGCTCTCTGGTACAAGGCATTCACCAGATGCTGCAACAACGTCTGGGACAGGGGGCGCTGGGTTATCAACAACTGGAACTGCTGGACAATCCCGAACAAATTTTCGCCCGGCTGTGCCAGGATGTCGCCAACGCACAACAGAGCATTCATCTGGAAACCTACATCTGGTTTCCAGGCGGCCGGGTAGACAGCCTATCCGAAGCGCTGATAGCCGCTGCGGCGCGTGGGGTGAAAGTGTCTTTGCTGATTGACCACGCCGGCAGCCGCCGGTTTTTCCGCTCCCCCTGGCGCAAGCGATTGATCGATGCCGGCATCGAAGTGGTGCCAGCCTTGCCGGTGCGCTTGCTGCGCGCACTGGCACAGCGCATTGACCTGCGCCTGCACCGCAAACTGGTGGTCATTGACGACAAAATTGCCTACAGCGGCTCCATGAACATTGCCGACCCCCGCTACTTCAAGAAGGAAGCCAAGGTAGGCCAGTGGATCGATGTCATGCTGCGTTTGGAGGGGCCGGCAGCGCACGGTTTGAACAAGGTATTCGCGTGGGACTGGGAGCTTGAAACCGGCCTTCGGCGGCTGGCACCAGCGCCGACAAACCCGCCGGCCTGCGACAACTGGCTCTCGGTATTGCCGTCGGGGCCGGGCACCGGTGAAGACCTGATTGGTCAAGCCGTGCTATCGAGCATTTACCGCGCCAACGACAGCATCACCATCAGCACACCCTATTTCGTACCGTCGGAAGCCATTTTTGACGCGCTATGCCAAGCCGCACGGCGCGGTGTGCGGGTCCGCGTACTGGTTCCTCAGCGGAATGACTCGCGCATGGTGAGCTGGGCCAGTCGTGCGTACTTTGAGCGGCTGCTCGAATCCGGAGGCGAGATCCACCTGTTCGCCGGCGGGCTGCTGCACACTAAAGCTATGCTGATGGACGACCAGCTAGCGCTGGTCGGCAGCGTAAACCTGGATATCCGCAGCCTGCAGCTCAACTTCGAGCTGACCCTGGCACTGTTCTCGCCAGAGGGCTGCGCCAGCATTCGCAGGCTGCTTGACGGCTATCTTGGTGATAGCACCCCACTCGATCTGGAGCGCTGGAAGCAGCGCTCTCGGGCCGCACGAATGCTCGAACGCGGCATGTTCTTTTTGAGCCCCTTGCTGTAA
- the tusD gene encoding sulfurtransferase complex subunit TusD — translation MKFAIALLAGPQDPAARSALKFAEAVLAGGHQISRLFFYRDAVHLASTLGVQPQDECDLAQRWRAFIQDNQLDAVVCIAAALRRGVLNEAEADRWERPAANTGEPWALSGLGQWVDALQTADRAVTFGT, via the coding sequence ATGAAGTTTGCCATTGCCCTGCTGGCTGGTCCGCAGGATCCGGCTGCGCGTAGTGCCCTCAAGTTTGCCGAGGCGGTGCTGGCGGGCGGACACCAGATCAGCCGTCTGTTCTTTTACCGCGATGCCGTCCATCTAGCCTCTACCCTAGGCGTGCAGCCGCAGGATGAATGCGACCTGGCCCAGCGCTGGCGCGCCTTTATTCAGGACAACCAGCTGGACGCCGTAGTCTGCATTGCCGCTGCGCTGCGGCGCGGTGTGTTAAACGAGGCAGAGGCAGACCGCTGGGAGCGGCCAGCCGCAAACACAGGCGAGCCCTGGGCGTTATCCGGATTGGGACAATGGGTCGATGCGTTGCAAACCGCAGACCGGGCGGTGACCTTTGGCACCTGA
- a CDS encoding RNA polymerase sigma factor, which translates to MPHVSPKTSLLTVLVRHYDELVDSVRRRFGDRQEAHEVVHDVCVNLLASPEKETVRVPLALLHKIIHDRAISHYRSERRRQAWVDDYAELDEVLCSAPGPERQHAAMDELEHLCAAIAELPPRCQQVFVMHKIHQLPQHQVAKQLGISLKAVEKHLRVGMRKCLARLSQQPVRA; encoded by the coding sequence TTGCCTCACGTATCCCCAAAAACCTCACTTCTCACGGTCCTGGTCCGTCACTATGACGAACTGGTGGACTCTGTGCGCCGCCGCTTTGGGGACCGCCAGGAAGCGCACGAAGTCGTGCACGATGTGTGCGTGAACCTGTTGGCGTCGCCCGAGAAGGAAACTGTACGTGTACCCTTGGCACTGCTGCACAAAATCATCCATGATCGCGCCATCAGCCACTACCGCAGTGAACGTCGTCGACAGGCCTGGGTAGATGACTACGCCGAACTGGACGAGGTGCTCTGCAGTGCCCCTGGTCCGGAGCGTCAGCATGCGGCTATGGATGAGTTGGAACATCTGTGCGCCGCAATTGCCGAGTTGCCGCCACGCTGCCAGCAGGTATTCGTCATGCACAAAATTCACCAACTGCCGCAGCATCAGGTTGCCAAGCAACTTGGAATTTCACTAAAAGCCGTGGAAAAACACCTCAGGGTTGGCATGCGTAAATGTCTGGCACGCTTGAGCCAGCAGCCGGTTCGCGCATGA
- a CDS encoding AraC family transcriptional regulator produces the protein MTKHDLYVRARALTGFVPLVTQLGGDGRALLARHDLTPEQIEDEDFSLPQRLYAELVNDAAVLTGKADFGIRLGGRQSLAIMGPAALVALYAQTVGEALQQLGRYMPYHSPGVTLSAWVEGEHAVVELNHDAGIQGPERRHLTELAFSVSSSFLRLITRASGKDWQIEFAHESPLSLARYRRAYGCKVTLGQASNRLLFPASLWQVPIDSANSELQSAAERSVRNLIQRHPLDLGRQVSSLVARSLASGNCTLPVIAEQLQMPVHTLKRRLGALDLRFEDIVDRLRRERVLELLPHAQLPLTEVTFLLGYTDSSSLTRACRRWFGQAPATLRAQQLTAARRAAD, from the coding sequence ATGACGAAGCATGATCTTTATGTAAGGGCGCGGGCGCTGACTGGCTTCGTTCCCTTGGTGACCCAGCTTGGCGGCGATGGCAGAGCCTTGCTGGCGCGCCATGACCTGACGCCGGAGCAGATTGAAGATGAAGACTTCAGCCTGCCACAGCGGCTATATGCCGAGCTGGTCAATGATGCCGCGGTGCTGACCGGCAAGGCCGACTTCGGCATCCGCTTGGGCGGGCGGCAAAGCCTCGCAATCATGGGGCCGGCGGCGTTGGTTGCGCTGTACGCACAGACCGTGGGCGAGGCGCTGCAGCAGCTTGGTCGCTACATGCCATACCATTCCCCCGGCGTGACCCTGAGCGCCTGGGTAGAAGGCGAGCACGCGGTGGTGGAGCTGAATCATGACGCCGGGATTCAGGGGCCGGAGCGGCGCCACCTGACTGAACTGGCGTTCTCCGTTTCCAGTAGCTTTCTGCGCTTGATTACTCGCGCCTCGGGCAAGGACTGGCAGATCGAGTTCGCCCACGAGTCGCCGCTGTCGTTGGCCCGTTATCGACGCGCTTACGGCTGCAAGGTGACGCTGGGGCAGGCCAGCAATCGGTTGCTGTTCCCGGCCAGTCTGTGGCAGGTGCCCATCGACTCGGCCAACAGCGAGTTGCAGAGCGCGGCCGAACGTTCGGTGCGCAATCTGATTCAACGGCACCCGCTGGACCTTGGCCGACAGGTAAGCAGCCTGGTGGCCCGCTCGCTGGCCAGCGGCAACTGCACCTTGCCGGTGATTGCCGAGCAGTTGCAGATGCCGGTGCACACCCTCAAGCGGCGGCTTGGTGCGCTGGATTTGCGGTTTGAAGACATCGTCGACCGCTTGCGTCGCGAGCGCGTGCTGGAGCTGTTGCCACACGCCCAGCTGCCGTTGACCGAGGTCACCTTCCTGCTGGGGTATACCGACTCCAGCTCGCTGACCCGTGCCTGCCGCCGCTGGTTCGGTCAGGCGCCCGCCACGCTGCGCGCCCAGCAACTGACGGCGGCGCGGCGGGCGGCTGACTGA
- a CDS encoding CASTOR/POLLUX-related putative ion channel, with protein MLPFSFVDRLRYLVERQFIKGAHYQLLVVAAFIALISVVGGWLVWPSSGDGTLADSVWWAFLRLTDPGYLGDDEGTWRRIVSTVLTLSGYVVFLGALVAIMTRWLIAMMVKLEQGLTPVTVTGHIVILGWTNRTIPLVQEILDVNGGIQRLLKARLTKRLRLVILAEEVTAEHVHELRAIPLIRRNMSSIILRSGTALQPEDLDRAACLQAAVVLIPGRMQTAGGLVSSDVETIKALLTLQAQAQQRGITPPYVVAEVDDRRKLTVMQRAYSGPLEVLASDALVSRLFAQSIIHPGLPELFGEVLTVYDGNEFYIRSTDNCVGMTLADIGSRAPEAIVCGLMRPDGGSWKIWLNAPSGELIQAGDKVVMLARDYVHAEPLAESSTPLRPLQRPALAPQRQTGGLKRLLILGWSRRVPALIHELAGYGDFRFDVHMVSVLDPAERIAAIQAYSPDTGRVECHHVQADYMVEGALRGLIEQRFDSILLISSDRLESGEEADARAMVGYLIVDELLRERTQRPQLLLELSDPANEALVVRKRGETIVGPTILSHLMAQIAQRRELGLMFEHLLTTGGPELVFRGLQDYPMQSVTTFADLEAVIALQGDTALGIYRAKADSEGRRLQLNPARDKPLRLGEGDQLVVLATLESN; from the coding sequence ATGTTGCCATTCTCCTTCGTTGATCGACTGCGCTATCTGGTCGAGCGCCAGTTTATCAAGGGCGCGCACTATCAGTTGCTGGTAGTCGCCGCCTTCATCGCGTTGATCTCGGTCGTCGGCGGGTGGCTGGTGTGGCCCAGCAGTGGCGACGGCACGCTGGCTGACTCGGTCTGGTGGGCGTTTTTGCGTCTGACCGATCCCGGGTATCTGGGCGATGACGAGGGTACCTGGCGGCGCATTGTATCTACCGTCCTGACGTTGAGCGGCTACGTTGTCTTTCTGGGTGCCCTGGTCGCCATCATGACCCGTTGGTTGATCGCCATGATGGTCAAGCTGGAACAGGGGCTTACTCCGGTTACCGTGACCGGCCACATTGTGATTCTGGGCTGGACCAACCGCACCATTCCCTTGGTACAGGAAATTCTGGACGTGAACGGCGGCATCCAGCGCCTGCTGAAAGCGCGTCTGACCAAACGCCTGCGACTGGTTATTCTGGCCGAGGAGGTCACCGCGGAGCACGTCCATGAGCTGCGCGCCATTCCGCTGATCCGGCGCAATATGAGCAGCATCATTTTGCGTTCCGGTACGGCGCTGCAGCCTGAGGATCTGGATCGCGCCGCCTGCCTGCAGGCGGCGGTTGTGCTGATTCCGGGGCGCATGCAAACCGCCGGTGGCCTGGTTAGCAGTGATGTGGAAACCATCAAGGCGCTGTTGACGCTACAGGCGCAGGCTCAGCAGCGGGGCATTACACCACCTTATGTGGTGGCTGAAGTGGACGACCGCCGCAAGCTCACCGTTATGCAACGCGCCTATTCAGGCCCGTTGGAGGTGTTGGCCAGTGATGCACTGGTCAGCCGCTTGTTTGCCCAATCGATCATTCATCCGGGGCTGCCGGAGCTGTTTGGCGAAGTGCTGACGGTCTATGACGGTAACGAGTTCTACATCCGTTCGACCGACAACTGCGTGGGCATGACGCTGGCCGATATCGGTAGCCGCGCACCGGAGGCGATTGTCTGCGGTCTGATGCGTCCCGACGGCGGCAGCTGGAAGATCTGGCTCAACGCGCCAAGCGGCGAACTCATCCAGGCTGGCGACAAGGTCGTCATGCTGGCCCGCGATTACGTCCATGCTGAACCGCTGGCAGAATCCAGTACCCCCTTGCGCCCGCTGCAGCGCCCGGCGCTCGCCCCGCAGCGCCAGACCGGCGGTTTGAAGCGGCTGCTGATTCTTGGCTGGAGCCGACGTGTGCCTGCCTTGATTCATGAGCTGGCGGGCTATGGTGACTTTCGTTTTGATGTGCACATGGTGTCGGTGCTCGACCCGGCAGAGCGCATAGCCGCTATTCAGGCCTACAGCCCGGATACTGGTCGAGTAGAGTGTCATCACGTTCAGGCTGACTATATGGTCGAAGGGGCTCTGCGCGGGCTAATAGAGCAGCGGTTTGACTCTATCTTGCTGATTTCCTCGGATCGACTGGAGTCCGGCGAGGAGGCAGACGCCCGCGCCATGGTGGGCTATCTGATTGTTGACGAGCTGCTGCGCGAACGCACCCAGCGCCCGCAACTGCTGCTGGAGTTGAGCGACCCAGCCAACGAAGCGCTGGTGGTGCGCAAACGCGGAGAAACCATTGTCGGGCCGACCATTCTTAGCCACCTGATGGCGCAGATAGCCCAGCGGCGCGAGTTGGGACTGATGTTTGAGCACCTGCTCACCACCGGCGGACCCGAGCTGGTGTTCCGGGGGCTGCAGGACTACCCGATGCAGAGTGTTACGACCTTTGCGGACCTTGAAGCGGTGATCGCGCTGCAAGGCGACACCGCGCTGGGCATTTACCGGGCCAAGGCAGACAGCGAAGGCCGACGCCTGCAGCTCAATCCGGCACGGGACAAGCCGCTGCGTCTGGGCGAGGGAGACCAGCTGGTGGTGCTGGCAACGCTGGAGAGCAACTAA
- a CDS encoding TusE/DsrC/DsvC family sulfur relay protein encodes MQVNGRAIALDKEGFLQSLDDWSEAVAAELARREGIELTPAHMEVIHLLRSFYQTYQLSPAMRPLVKYVGQQLGKDKGNSMYLLGLFPGSPAKLGSKLAGLPKPDNCL; translated from the coding sequence ATGCAAGTAAACGGGCGTGCCATTGCGTTGGACAAGGAGGGTTTTCTGCAGTCGCTGGATGACTGGAGCGAAGCCGTTGCCGCAGAGCTGGCGCGTCGTGAGGGCATTGAGCTGACGCCCGCGCACATGGAGGTCATCCATCTGCTGCGCAGTTTCTATCAGACCTACCAGCTATCCCCTGCGATGCGCCCTTTGGTGAAATACGTCGGACAGCAGTTGGGCAAGGACAAAGGCAATAGCATGTATCTGCTCGGGCTGTTTCCGGGCAGCCCGGCCAAACTGGGCAGCAAGCTGGCGGGCTTGCCCAAGCCCGACAACTGCTTGTAA